A single genomic interval of Rhodothermus profundi harbors:
- the cas5 gene encoding CRISPR-associated protein Cas5, with translation MSEERLEAIKVELEGPVASFRYPHFLIGRQPTYPMPPPSTIYGLISAALGYFPDPHALRFAYRFECARQRVDDVETIWFVQPNTATRGEAAKKNLEAQSNILPREWLVHPRLTLYVTGHGLEALYQAFRSPSYILTLGRSQELVSVRRVERVALRPAQKGWLTPGLFPVHFREWAPLAPAIHMPRFITPRSRRQVEWDWFLALDAPVRLTTAVPELCWAELSDLSEPHLLYFHAFRTSS, from the coding sequence ATGAGCGAAGAGCGTCTTGAAGCTATCAAGGTGGAGTTGGAAGGGCCGGTGGCATCGTTTCGTTATCCGCATTTTTTGATTGGCCGGCAGCCGACGTATCCGATGCCACCTCCTTCCACCATCTATGGTTTGATCAGCGCGGCGCTGGGGTATTTCCCCGATCCTCATGCGTTGCGCTTTGCCTACCGGTTTGAATGCGCCCGGCAGCGCGTCGATGACGTCGAGACCATATGGTTTGTCCAGCCCAACACCGCCACGCGGGGAGAGGCGGCGAAGAAGAATCTGGAGGCGCAGAGCAATATTCTGCCTCGTGAATGGCTGGTGCATCCGCGCCTGACGCTCTACGTAACGGGTCACGGCCTGGAGGCGCTGTACCAGGCGTTTCGCAGCCCCTCCTATATCCTGACGCTAGGGCGTTCCCAGGAGCTGGTCAGCGTGCGACGTGTTGAGCGCGTTGCGCTGCGTCCGGCTCAGAAAGGGTGGCTGACGCCAGGTTTATTTCCCGTGCACTTCCGGGAATGGGCACCGCTGGCCCCGGCCATTCACATGCCACGCTTTATCACCCCCCGCAGCCGGCGTCAGGTAGAGTGGGACTGGTTCCTGGCGCTGGACGCTCCGGTTCGGCTTACCACGGCGGTTCCAGAACTATGCTGGGCAGAGCTGTCAGATTTGTCTGAGCCGCATCTGCTTTATTTTCATGCTTTCCGTACGTCCTCATGA
- the cas4 gene encoding CRISPR-associated protein Cas4 produces MQFSVTGTLVNYFVLCRRKVWLAVHGLWMEQESEAVALGKLLDETTYAEELRHVNVELEGPDGLHLAGRIDWAELRDGVLHETKRSPTALEAHRWQLRFYLWLLKLQGVCRKDGQPFVGQLNFPRQRRTETVTLTAADEQQLGEMVRAIRQIAAQTAPPPRLENRRFCKKCAYEELCFG; encoded by the coding sequence ATGCAATTTTCCGTCACCGGTACGCTGGTAAACTATTTCGTGCTATGCCGGCGCAAGGTGTGGCTGGCCGTGCATGGGCTCTGGATGGAGCAGGAGTCGGAGGCTGTGGCGCTGGGGAAGCTGTTGGATGAGACGACCTACGCCGAAGAGCTGCGCCACGTGAATGTGGAGCTTGAAGGTCCGGATGGACTGCACCTGGCCGGCCGCATTGACTGGGCCGAGCTGCGCGACGGGGTGCTGCACGAGACCAAACGAAGCCCGACAGCCCTTGAGGCGCATCGCTGGCAGCTTCGCTTTTACCTGTGGCTGCTCAAGCTGCAGGGCGTGTGCCGAAAGGATGGGCAGCCGTTTGTGGGACAGCTCAATTTTCCGCGCCAGCGCCGCACCGAGACCGTCACGCTGACGGCTGCCGATGAGCAGCAGCTGGGTGAAATGGTGCGTGCTATCCGTCAGATAGCTGCACAGACCGCTCCACCACCCCGCCTCGAAAACCGCCGCTTCTGCAAAAAATGTGCATATGAGGAGTTATGTTTTGGATGA
- the cmr1 gene encoding type III-B CRISPR module RAMP protein Cmr1, whose amino-acid sequence MRSYVLDEMVSIIKKASIQMLIVKLETVTPLFLAGADPRGAPELRAASVRGALRYWLRALLGGVIGDQNWDALRKAEAAVWGSTKTGASPVVVRMYGKLRSDYYQPLLHNPKKKFTFRGISPGQTLCLELSPRPPYREVSSFVLSVTVLWLLLGGLGKRSRRGFGTLQFPEGIPRQPFTHDAYKNMSKFEQTLQQVIEKAQNEAQSHISTLQIAAGTPNNLPAFPLLHSNHTKILFCRNKFSTWETAMMDFWRLLRGDQYRDDPVFGFAGQAGRQASPLHLRIIKIDKSYHLLLTAFRSRFQSRDPDWRKLQDFLRDCAHRWQGTWIMGKNIKW is encoded by the coding sequence ATGAGGAGTTATGTTTTGGATGAAATGGTGTCTATAATAAAGAAAGCAAGTATCCAGATGTTGATTGTCAAACTTGAGACAGTAACGCCGCTATTTTTAGCGGGCGCCGACCCTCGCGGAGCGCCCGAGTTGCGGGCAGCCTCAGTGCGAGGTGCATTGCGGTATTGGCTTCGAGCGCTCTTGGGCGGGGTTATCGGCGATCAAAACTGGGATGCTCTGCGCAAAGCTGAGGCCGCCGTTTGGGGAAGCACCAAAACCGGCGCTTCACCAGTCGTGGTGCGGATGTATGGCAAGTTGCGATCAGATTATTATCAGCCGCTATTACACAATCCTAAAAAGAAGTTCACTTTCCGGGGAATAAGTCCAGGACAGACTTTATGCCTTGAGCTTTCTCCTCGTCCCCCTTATAGAGAGGTAAGCTCTTTTGTGCTGTCTGTTACTGTCCTCTGGCTTTTACTTGGTGGTTTAGGCAAACGATCAAGACGTGGCTTTGGTACGCTCCAATTTCCAGAGGGCATACCAAGACAGCCATTTACACACGATGCTTATAAAAACATGAGTAAATTCGAGCAGACTTTGCAACAAGTTATCGAAAAAGCCCAAAATGAGGCCCAGAGCCACATAAGTACGCTTCAAATCGCTGCAGGTACACCGAATAATCTTCCTGCCTTTCCTCTTCTGCATTCCAACCATACAAAGATTCTTTTCTGCAGAAATAAGTTTTCAACTTGGGAAACAGCAATGATGGACTTTTGGAGATTACTACGGGGCGATCAATACCGGGACGATCCTGTTTTCGGTTTTGCCGGTCAGGCTGGGCGGCAAGCATCTCCTCTACATCTGCGAATCATTAAGATTGACAAGAGCTATCACCTTCTCCTGACTGCTTTTCGGAGCCGTTTCCAAAGTCGTGACCCAGATTGGAGGAAACTACAAGATTTCTTGAGAGACTGTGCTCACAGGTGGCAAGGAACGTGGATAATGGGAAAAAACATCAAATGGTGA
- a CDS encoding CRISPR-associated helicase/endonuclease Cas3, with the protein MNAEALLAKSPAQGGESLPAHTRQVIERLRQLRWRMPSLEEELELPGLWDALFAAAWVHDMGKAACGFQEMLQGGPAWGYRHEVLSLAFLLWLLQPGDSCYPLAAAAVAAHHRDYPVLARQYIEVVDPADSGISERWQEMDRARLEALARWTASEWPCIVEQENLCVQVPSLEALLQDVPVLHREGPERICQALTCYQQYFELQAYPPRRARRQVWLRRRQALFVRGLILQADRLASAQAPPLRAPQLQGVASVLPAQETDWYSHQRSASRHVGSLLLAAPTGSGKTEAALLWAHRQLREGRRGAVCYLLPYQASLNAMYRRFVERYGLERDDVALLHSRAVQAVYRELVGAASEEQVDAYQAAQRLKALARLHQQSVLLATPYQLLRAAFRLPGYEGQWAMLQGAHLIVDEIHGYEPFRLGLLLGLFSMLQQHFDVRIAVMTATMPCWLRTLLAGELDVTWMQADASLYAQFCRHRLFLKEGRLSDGPILEEIVRRVQEGEAVLVVTNLVVAAQQLASALAERLGSRWPQQCDPAHDPVLLVHSRFTAEDRLQREAILQARVDDRSRKQGFVVVATQVVEVSLDVDFDTIYTDPAPLEALVQRFGRVNRRRRHRERPVFVMREAMDWTWPYRQEALMRRTVAHLAQFDGELIDEAMISQWLDAVYAPEIPGLLEQVARGRRSYEEVAGPERLIAFESDPSREDQFDALFDGYEVLPLPLQEEFLRRIEKGAYVEAYGLLVPVSRGRFHAFRQQHALTRLQEYRVWVADCGYDACLGLQPDVSELTAYMI; encoded by the coding sequence ATGAATGCGGAAGCTTTGCTGGCGAAAAGTCCTGCGCAGGGCGGGGAGTCACTCCCGGCACATACCCGCCAGGTCATTGAGCGATTGCGGCAACTGCGCTGGCGGATGCCATCTCTGGAAGAAGAGCTGGAGCTTCCCGGGCTTTGGGATGCGCTATTTGCAGCGGCCTGGGTGCATGACATGGGAAAGGCTGCTTGCGGATTCCAGGAAATGTTGCAGGGAGGGCCTGCCTGGGGCTATCGCCATGAGGTACTTTCGCTGGCGTTTCTTCTCTGGTTGCTGCAGCCCGGCGATTCTTGCTATCCGCTGGCTGCAGCGGCAGTAGCAGCTCATCATCGAGACTATCCTGTGCTGGCGCGCCAGTACATTGAGGTAGTAGATCCTGCGGATAGCGGAATCAGCGAGCGCTGGCAAGAGATGGATCGGGCTCGACTGGAGGCCCTGGCTCGATGGACTGCCAGCGAGTGGCCCTGCATCGTTGAGCAGGAGAACCTTTGCGTGCAGGTGCCGTCGCTGGAGGCGCTGTTGCAGGACGTGCCGGTATTGCACCGCGAGGGGCCTGAACGCATTTGCCAGGCGCTCACCTGCTATCAGCAATACTTTGAACTTCAGGCTTATCCACCACGGAGAGCGCGGCGACAGGTATGGCTGCGCCGGCGGCAAGCGCTTTTTGTGCGAGGATTAATCCTGCAGGCCGACCGCCTGGCCAGTGCGCAGGCGCCGCCGTTGCGAGCACCTCAATTGCAGGGGGTTGCCTCAGTCCTACCAGCACAGGAAACTGACTGGTATAGCCATCAGCGCAGTGCTTCCCGGCACGTAGGCTCACTGCTATTGGCGGCTCCTACCGGTAGTGGAAAGACGGAAGCAGCGTTGCTCTGGGCACATCGCCAGCTTCGGGAAGGGCGGCGAGGAGCTGTCTGCTATTTGTTGCCTTACCAGGCTAGCTTGAACGCTATGTACCGGCGTTTCGTGGAGCGCTATGGTCTGGAACGGGACGATGTCGCGTTGTTACACAGCCGAGCAGTTCAGGCAGTCTACCGGGAGCTAGTAGGGGCAGCCTCCGAGGAACAGGTAGACGCCTATCAAGCGGCGCAACGCCTGAAAGCGCTGGCCCGATTGCATCAGCAATCCGTACTGCTGGCAACCCCTTACCAGCTATTGCGGGCGGCTTTCCGGCTGCCGGGCTATGAAGGTCAGTGGGCTATGCTGCAAGGGGCGCATCTTATTGTGGATGAAATTCACGGCTACGAACCATTCCGTTTAGGTCTCCTGCTGGGGCTGTTTTCGATGTTGCAGCAGCATTTTGATGTGCGGATTGCTGTAATGACAGCCACCATGCCGTGCTGGCTTCGCACGCTGCTGGCCGGGGAACTGGACGTTACCTGGATGCAGGCCGATGCATCCCTGTACGCGCAGTTCTGCCGCCATCGTCTTTTTTTGAAGGAAGGACGATTGAGCGATGGCCCCATTCTGGAGGAGATAGTTCGGCGCGTGCAGGAGGGGGAAGCAGTACTGGTGGTGACCAATCTGGTCGTTGCAGCCCAGCAACTGGCCAGCGCCTTGGCAGAGAGACTCGGAAGCCGCTGGCCGCAGCAGTGTGATCCTGCGCATGATCCGGTGCTGCTGGTGCACAGCCGGTTTACGGCAGAGGATCGACTGCAACGAGAGGCCATATTGCAGGCCCGGGTAGATGACCGTTCTCGAAAGCAGGGGTTTGTAGTGGTGGCTACTCAGGTGGTAGAGGTCAGTCTGGATGTGGATTTTGATACGATTTATACCGATCCGGCCCCTCTGGAGGCACTGGTGCAGCGTTTTGGACGGGTAAACCGGCGCCGGCGCCATAGAGAACGTCCTGTTTTTGTGATGCGCGAGGCAATGGACTGGACCTGGCCATATCGTCAAGAGGCATTGATGCGACGCACCGTGGCGCACCTGGCCCAGTTTGATGGGGAGTTGATTGACGAAGCTATGATCAGCCAGTGGCTGGATGCGGTTTATGCGCCCGAGATTCCTGGGCTTTTAGAGCAGGTAGCACGTGGACGCCGCTCGTACGAAGAGGTAGCAGGGCCAGAGCGCCTGATAGCCTTCGAGTCGGATCCGAGCCGGGAAGATCAATTCGACGCACTGTTTGACGGGTACGAAGTATTGCCCCTTCCCTTACAGGAGGAATTTCTACGGCGCATTGAGAAGGGGGCGTACGTTGAGGCCTACGGGCTGCTTGTGCCGGTATCGCGGGGACGTTTCCATGCGTTTCGGCAACAGCATGCCCTGACGCGATTGCAGGAATATCGGGTGTGGGTGGCCGATTGTGGATATGATGCCTGCCTGGGGCTCCAGCCGGATGTTTCCGAGCTAACAGCGTACATGATATAG